One region of Streptomyces leeuwenhoekii genomic DNA includes:
- the fabG gene encoding 3-oxoacyl-ACP reductase FabG has protein sequence MSTTEQRVAVVTGAARGIGAATAVRLAAEGRAVAVLDLDEAACKDTVEKITAAGGKAIAVGCDVSDEAQVEAAVARITEELGAPTILVNNAGVLRDNLLFKMSVSDWDTVMNVHLRGAFLMSKACQKHMVDAGFGRIVNLSSSSALGNRGQVNYSAAKAGLQGFTKTLAKELGKFGVTANAVAPGFIATEMTKATADRVGMGFEEFKAAAATQIPVQRVGEPDDIANAIAFFTGEAAGFVSGQVLYVAGGPLD, from the coding sequence ATGTCCACCACTGAGCAGCGGGTCGCCGTCGTCACCGGTGCCGCGCGCGGCATCGGCGCCGCCACGGCCGTGCGACTGGCCGCCGAGGGCCGTGCCGTCGCCGTACTGGACCTCGACGAGGCCGCCTGCAAGGACACCGTCGAGAAGATCACCGCGGCGGGCGGCAAGGCGATCGCGGTCGGCTGTGACGTCTCCGACGAGGCGCAGGTCGAGGCGGCCGTCGCCCGGATCACCGAGGAGCTGGGCGCACCGACCATCCTCGTCAACAACGCGGGCGTGCTCCGCGACAACCTGCTGTTCAAGATGAGCGTCTCCGACTGGGACACCGTCATGAACGTGCACCTGCGCGGTGCCTTCCTGATGTCCAAGGCGTGCCAGAAGCACATGGTGGACGCCGGTTTCGGCCGCATCGTCAACCTGTCCTCCTCCTCCGCGCTCGGCAACCGCGGCCAGGTCAACTACTCGGCCGCCAAGGCCGGTCTGCAGGGCTTCACCAAGACCCTCGCCAAGGAGCTCGGCAAGTTCGGCGTCACCGCCAACGCCGTCGCCCCCGGCTTCATCGCCACCGAGATGACCAAGGCCACCGCCGACCGCGTCGGCATGGGCTTCGAGGAGTTCAAGGCCGCCGCCGCCACCCAGATCCCGGTGCAGCGCGTCGGCGAGCCCGACGACATCGCCAACGCCATCGCCTTCTTCACGGGCGAGGCGGCCGGTTTCGTCTCCGGCCAGGTGCTGTACGTCGCCGGCGGACCGCTCGACTAG
- a CDS encoding SDR family oxidoreductase, whose amino-acid sequence MTSAELPELSGNVALVTGASRGIGYGVAEALVARGDRVCITGRNEDALKEAVDRLGADRVIGVAGKAHDEAHQAAAVERTMEAFGRVDYLVNNAGTNPVFGPIADLDLNVARKVFETNVVSALGFAQRTWHAWQKDNGGAIVNIASVAGLSASPFIGAYGISKAAMINLTVQLAHEFAPRVRVNAIAPAVVKTKFAAALYEGREAEAAAAYPLGRLGVPSDIGGAAAFLTSAQSDWITGQTLVVDGGIFLNAGVA is encoded by the coding sequence ATGACTTCCGCAGAACTCCCCGAGCTCTCGGGCAACGTCGCGCTCGTCACGGGCGCCAGCCGCGGCATCGGTTACGGCGTCGCCGAGGCGCTCGTCGCCCGCGGCGACCGGGTGTGCATCACCGGCCGCAACGAGGACGCCCTGAAGGAGGCCGTCGACCGGCTCGGCGCCGACCGGGTCATCGGCGTCGCGGGCAAGGCGCACGACGAGGCCCACCAGGCCGCCGCCGTCGAGCGCACGATGGAGGCGTTCGGCCGCGTCGACTATCTGGTCAACAACGCCGGCACCAACCCGGTGTTCGGGCCGATCGCCGACCTCGACCTGAACGTGGCCCGCAAGGTCTTCGAGACCAACGTGGTCTCGGCGCTCGGCTTCGCCCAGCGCACCTGGCACGCCTGGCAGAAGGACAACGGCGGCGCGATCGTCAACATCGCCTCCGTCGCGGGGCTGTCGGCCTCGCCCTTCATCGGCGCCTACGGCATCAGCAAGGCCGCCATGATCAACCTGACCGTGCAGCTCGCGCACGAGTTCGCGCCCAGGGTGCGGGTCAACGCCATCGCCCCGGCCGTGGTGAAGACCAAGTTCGCCGCCGCCCTGTACGAGGGCCGCGAGGCGGAGGCCGCCGCGGCCTACCCGCTGGGCCGGCTCGGCGTGCCCTCCGACATCGGCGGGGCCGCCGCCTTCCTCACCTCGGCGCAGTCGGACTGGATCACCGGCCAGACGCTGGTCGTCGACGGCGGGATCTTCCTCAACGCCGGCGTGGCCTGA
- a CDS encoding ABC transporter substrate-binding protein — protein sequence MFKRNRCLRRVAAIASLSSLLTGCGLLSSGTPDEEGPIVVGTTSAPSTLDPAASWDSSWELFRNVYQTLLSYPNGATTPQPDAAEQCAFTDQSHRVYRCELRAGLTFSDGGALDARAVKHSIDRIRAIDVDGGPAGLLGSLDRVQAPSEREVVFHLNKPDATFPFVLATPALSIVDPDSYPAEAVREDGEILGSGPYTLASYEEGRQAELVRNDHYKGFAERRNDAVTIRYFRDSPSMVKALREQRIQVTYRGLAPDDIVTLQGRAAKEEDLQLLEGAGTDISYLVFDPDDPWAGRKAVRRAVAQVVDRAAIAHKVYQDTVEPLYSMVPAGLTGHTTDFFDDYGDPSAAKARAILTRAGITGPVPLTLWYTTDRYGSQTAAQFKELERQLEASGLFTVTLQSRPWKTYVEGYRKGEYPVFGRGWFPDFPDAENFIAPFVGEQNALGTPYPVPEITGELLPRSRRESDRAAVVEEFERAQRILVDDVRLLPLWQGKQYVAASEDISGAERALDPSTVMMMWELHRKTSW from the coding sequence GTGTTCAAGCGGAACCGATGCCTGCGGCGGGTGGCGGCCATCGCGTCCCTGTCGTCCCTGCTCACCGGGTGCGGACTGCTGTCGTCCGGCACCCCGGACGAGGAGGGGCCGATCGTCGTGGGCACGACCAGCGCCCCCAGCACGCTGGATCCCGCCGCCTCCTGGGACAGCTCGTGGGAGCTGTTCCGCAACGTCTACCAGACGCTGCTGAGCTACCCGAACGGGGCGACCACCCCCCAGCCGGACGCCGCCGAGCAGTGCGCGTTCACCGACCAGTCGCACCGGGTCTACCGCTGCGAGCTGCGCGCGGGCCTGACCTTCTCCGACGGGGGAGCGCTGGACGCCCGGGCCGTCAAGCACTCGATCGACCGGATCCGCGCCATCGACGTCGACGGCGGTCCCGCCGGTCTGCTGGGCAGCCTGGACCGCGTCCAGGCGCCGAGCGAGCGCGAGGTCGTCTTCCATCTGAACAAGCCCGACGCCACGTTCCCCTTCGTCCTGGCCACCCCCGCGCTGTCGATCGTGGACCCCGACAGCTATCCGGCCGAGGCGGTCCGCGAGGACGGCGAGATCCTCGGCTCCGGCCCCTACACGCTCGCCTCGTACGAGGAGGGCCGGCAGGCCGAGCTCGTGCGCAACGACCACTACAAGGGTTTCGCCGAGCGCCGCAACGACGCCGTGACGATCCGCTACTTCCGGGACTCGCCCTCGATGGTGAAGGCGCTGCGGGAGCAGCGGATCCAGGTCACCTACCGGGGGCTGGCCCCGGACGACATCGTCACCCTCCAGGGCAGGGCCGCGAAGGAGGAGGACCTCCAGCTCCTCGAGGGTGCCGGCACCGACATCAGCTATCTGGTCTTCGACCCCGACGACCCCTGGGCGGGCCGCAAGGCCGTGCGCCGGGCCGTCGCCCAGGTCGTCGACCGGGCGGCCATCGCGCACAAGGTCTACCAGGACACGGTCGAGCCGCTGTACTCCATGGTCCCCGCCGGCCTGACCGGCCACACCACCGACTTCTTCGACGACTACGGCGACCCCAGCGCCGCCAAGGCCCGCGCGATCCTCACCCGCGCCGGCATCACCGGGCCCGTCCCGCTCACCCTCTGGTACACCACCGACCGCTACGGCTCCCAGACCGCCGCGCAGTTCAAGGAGCTGGAGCGGCAGCTCGAGGCGTCCGGCCTGTTCACGGTCACCCTGCAGAGCCGCCCCTGGAAGACCTACGTGGAGGGGTACCGCAAGGGCGAGTACCCGGTCTTCGGGCGCGGCTGGTTCCCCGACTTCCCCGACGCGGAGAACTTCATCGCCCCCTTCGTCGGTGAGCAGAACGCGCTCGGGACGCCCTACCCGGTCCCGGAGATCACCGGTGAGCTGCTGCCCCGCTCCCGCCGCGAGAGCGACCGCGCCGCCGTGGTGGAGGAGTTCGAGCGGGCCCAGCGGATCCTCGTGGACGACGTGCGGCTGCTGCCGCTGTGGCAGGGCAAGCAGTACGTGGCCGCCAGCGAGGACATATCCGGCGCGGAGCGGGCACTGGACCCGTCGACGGTGATGATGATGTGGGAGCTGCACCGCAAGACGAGCTGGTAG
- the ung gene encoding uracil-DNA glycosylase — protein sequence MTDIAMLPESWREVLGGELQEPYFKELMEFVEEERARGPVYPPREEVFAALEATPYDRVKVLVLGQDPYHGEGQGHGLCFSVRPGVKVPPSLRNIYKEMHEELGTPVPDNGYLMPWAEQGVLLLNAVLTVRAGEANSHKGRGWELFTDAVIRAVVDRPDPAVFVLWGNYAQKKLPLIDESRHAVVKGAHPSPLSAKKFFGSRPFTQINEAVARQGHEPIDWRIPNLG from the coding sequence GTGACCGACATCGCCATGCTGCCCGAGTCCTGGCGCGAGGTGCTGGGGGGCGAACTGCAGGAGCCCTACTTCAAGGAGCTGATGGAGTTCGTCGAGGAGGAGCGCGCGCGGGGTCCCGTCTACCCTCCGCGCGAGGAGGTCTTCGCCGCCCTGGAGGCCACGCCGTACGACCGGGTGAAGGTCCTCGTCCTCGGACAGGACCCCTACCACGGCGAGGGCCAGGGCCACGGCCTGTGCTTCTCGGTCCGCCCGGGCGTGAAGGTCCCGCCGTCCCTGCGCAACATCTACAAGGAGATGCACGAGGAGCTGGGCACGCCCGTCCCGGACAACGGCTACCTGATGCCGTGGGCCGAGCAGGGCGTGCTGCTGCTCAACGCGGTCCTCACGGTCCGGGCCGGCGAGGCCAACTCGCACAAGGGGCGGGGCTGGGAGCTGTTCACGGACGCGGTGATCCGGGCGGTGGTCGACCGGCCCGACCCGGCGGTGTTCGTGCTGTGGGGCAACTACGCGCAGAAGAAGCTGCCGCTGATCGACGAGTCGCGGCACGCGGTCGTCAAGGGCGCGCACCCCTCGCCGCTGTCGGCGAAGAAGTTCTTCGGCTCCCGTCCGTTCACGCAGATCAACGAGGCCGTCGCCCGGCAGGGGCACGAGCCGATCGACTGGCGCATCCCGAACCTGGGCTGA
- a CDS encoding DinB family protein: MTTTERRTPAPAADERTMLEGWLDYHRHTLARKCEGLTDAQLRTASVAPSELSLMGLVRHMAEVERHWFRRVLAGEDAGPLYYGDEDPDGEFHPAETDTWQEAYTAWQGEIAVARRTAAGFGLDDVSRGKSRSTEEPYSLRWIYTHMIEEYARHNGHADLVRERLDGATGE, from the coding sequence ATGACCACGACCGAGCGCCGCACACCCGCCCCCGCCGCCGACGAACGCACCATGCTGGAGGGCTGGCTCGACTACCACCGGCACACTCTCGCCCGCAAGTGCGAGGGCCTGACCGACGCGCAGCTGAGGACCGCCTCGGTGGCACCGTCCGAGCTGTCGCTGATGGGGCTGGTGCGGCACATGGCCGAGGTGGAGCGGCACTGGTTCCGCAGGGTGCTGGCGGGCGAGGACGCGGGCCCCCTCTACTACGGCGACGAGGACCCGGACGGCGAGTTCCACCCGGCCGAGACGGACACCTGGCAGGAGGCGTACACCGCCTGGCAGGGCGAGATCGCCGTCGCCCGGCGCACCGCGGCCGGGTTCGGCCTGGACGACGTGTCCCGGGGGAAGAGCCGGTCCACCGAGGAGCCCTACAGCCTGCGGTGGATCTACACGCACATGATCGAGGAGTACGCCCGCCACAACGGCCACGCCGATCTGGTCCGCGAGCGCCTCGACGGTGCCACCGGGGAGTGA
- a CDS encoding TetR/AcrR family transcriptional regulator: protein MSVRTAGAARAELVADTALALLAERGMRGLTHRAVDEAAGLPQGSTSNLARTRQALLELAVRRHAEREARVLGLEEMPDPRDGLDALADGLALAVHRSLTGHRDLLLARYELALEATRRPGLRAFYDATGARFRDRLTTLVTAMGSTDPARHVLSLVAWADGLMFSCAAGSFSSRVPDLDELRAGLRELLAGMLGRG, encoded by the coding sequence ATGTCCGTACGCACCGCAGGCGCCGCCCGCGCCGAACTCGTCGCCGACACCGCCCTGGCCCTGCTCGCCGAGCGCGGGATGCGCGGTCTCACCCACCGCGCCGTCGACGAGGCGGCCGGGCTCCCCCAGGGCTCGACGTCGAACCTGGCCCGGACCCGGCAGGCGCTGCTGGAGCTCGCGGTGCGGCGGCACGCCGAGCGGGAGGCGCGGGTGCTGGGGCTGGAGGAGATGCCGGACCCGCGCGACGGCCTCGACGCGCTGGCCGACGGCCTGGCCCTGGCGGTCCACCGCTCGCTCACCGGCCACCGGGACCTGCTGCTCGCCCGCTACGAACTGGCCCTGGAGGCGACCCGGCGCCCCGGACTGCGCGCCTTCTACGACGCGACCGGCGCCCGCTTCCGCGACCGGCTCACGACCCTGGTCACCGCCATGGGCTCCACGGACCCGGCGCGGCACGTGCTGTCGCTGGTGGCGTGGGCGGACGGGCTCATGTTCAGCTGCGCGGCCGGGTCGTTCAGCTCCCGGGTGCCGGACCTGGACGAGCTGCGGGCGGGACTGCGGGAGTTGCTGGCGGGGATGCTGGGCCGCGGCTGA
- a CDS encoding FAD-dependent monooxygenase codes for MAREQRAVVIGGGIGGLTAAAALHLRGFRVTVLERARSLRPAGAATSLAPNALRALDVIGVGDRIRDLAAWQGDGGLRTPRGRWLARADARAVAERFGGPLVLLHRATLVDILADRLPPGSVRTAAAATLADAGAPGRPARVRTPDGELEADLVVGADGIHSAVRGTLFPGHPGPVYSGFTTWRVVIPLPGARFASHETWGRGRIWGSHPLKDGRVYAYAAALAPAGERAPDDEKAELLRRFGDWHHPVPAVLAAARPEDVLRHDVHHLAEPLPAFHHGRVALLGDAAHAMPPTLGQGGNQAVEDAVVLAHHHEDLAAYTAARLPRTTAVARQAVKVARLNMTAGRAAVAVRDTVITALSKAGPALFLRGFDGIADWRPPQPPYAAQHTQVGNQRRTP; via the coding sequence ATGGCACGGGAACAGCGGGCCGTCGTGATCGGCGGCGGGATCGGCGGACTGACCGCGGCGGCGGCCCTGCACCTGCGCGGCTTCCGGGTCACCGTCCTGGAACGGGCCCGGTCGCTCCGCCCGGCCGGCGCCGCCACCTCCCTGGCGCCGAACGCGCTGCGCGCCCTGGACGTCATCGGCGTCGGCGACCGGATCCGCGACCTGGCCGCCTGGCAGGGCGACGGAGGACTGCGCACCCCGCGCGGGCGCTGGCTCGCCCGCGCCGACGCCCGGGCGGTCGCCGAGCGGTTCGGCGGCCCGCTCGTCCTGCTCCACCGGGCCACCCTCGTCGACATCCTGGCCGATCGGCTCCCGCCGGGCAGCGTCCGCACGGCGGCCGCCGCCACCCTGGCCGACGCGGGAGCACCGGGCCGGCCCGCCCGCGTGCGCACGCCCGACGGCGAACTGGAAGCCGACCTCGTGGTGGGCGCCGACGGCATCCACTCCGCCGTGCGCGGCACCCTGTTCCCCGGCCACCCCGGCCCCGTCTACTCCGGGTTCACCACCTGGCGGGTCGTGATCCCGCTGCCCGGCGCGCGGTTCGCCTCCCACGAGACCTGGGGCCGGGGCCGCATCTGGGGCAGCCACCCCCTCAAGGACGGCCGGGTCTACGCCTACGCGGCCGCCCTCGCCCCCGCCGGAGAGCGGGCGCCCGACGACGAGAAGGCGGAACTGCTGCGCCGGTTCGGCGACTGGCACCACCCGGTCCCCGCGGTCCTGGCCGCCGCGCGCCCCGAGGACGTGCTCCGCCACGACGTGCACCACCTCGCCGAGCCGCTGCCCGCCTTCCATCACGGCCGGGTGGCCCTCCTCGGCGACGCCGCCCACGCCATGCCCCCGACGCTGGGCCAGGGCGGCAACCAGGCCGTCGAGGACGCTGTTGTCCTCGCCCACCACCACGAGGACCTCGCCGCCTACACCGCGGCCCGCCTGCCCCGGACGACGGCCGTCGCGCGCCAGGCCGTCAAGGTCGCCCGGCTCAACATGACGGCCGGCCGCGCCGCCGTCGCCGTACGCGACACCGTGATCACCGCACTGTCGAAGGCCGGGCCCGCGCTGTTCCTGCGCGGCTTCGACGGCATCGCCGACTGGCGGCCGCCGCAGCCGCCGTATGCTGCGCAGCACACCCAGGTCGGTAACCAGAGGAGAACTCCGTGA
- a CDS encoding Gfo/Idh/MocA family protein, translating into MKVGCIGLGDIAQKAYLPVLAFQPGVELHLQTRTPATLTRVADGLHLPPERRHADLDALLAQDLDAAFVHAPTDVHPQIVTRLLEAGVATYVDKPLAYELADSRRLVALAEERGVGLAVGFNRRHAPGYAQCAEHPRELILLQKNRTGLPERPRTMILDDFIHVVDTLRFLAPGPIDDVTVRARAVDGLLHHVVLQLAGDGFTALGVMNRLSGSTEEILEVSGRDAKRQVVNLAEVIDHKGQPTVRRRGDWVPVARQRGIEQAVLAFLDAVRAGKVLSARDALETHELCERVVREVQERAA; encoded by the coding sequence GTGAAGGTCGGCTGCATCGGACTCGGTGACATCGCGCAGAAGGCCTACCTTCCGGTACTCGCCTTCCAGCCCGGCGTCGAGCTGCACCTGCAGACCCGCACCCCCGCGACACTGACCCGGGTCGCCGACGGCCTGCACCTCCCGCCGGAGCGGCGCCACGCCGACCTCGACGCGCTGCTCGCCCAGGACCTGGACGCGGCCTTCGTGCACGCCCCCACCGACGTCCACCCCCAGATCGTGACCCGGCTGCTGGAGGCGGGCGTGGCGACGTACGTCGACAAGCCGCTCGCCTACGAACTGGCCGACTCCCGGCGGCTGGTCGCGCTCGCCGAGGAGCGGGGCGTCGGCCTGGCGGTCGGCTTCAACCGCCGCCACGCCCCCGGCTACGCGCAGTGCGCCGAGCACCCGCGTGAGCTGATCCTCCTGCAGAAGAACCGCACCGGGCTGCCTGAGCGCCCGCGCACGATGATCCTCGACGACTTCATCCACGTCGTCGACACCCTGCGCTTCCTCGCGCCCGGACCGATCGACGACGTCACCGTCCGCGCCCGCGCCGTCGACGGGCTGCTCCACCACGTCGTGCTCCAGCTCGCCGGGGACGGCTTCACCGCGCTCGGCGTGATGAACCGGCTCAGCGGCTCGACGGAGGAGATCCTGGAGGTCTCCGGGCGGGACGCCAAACGGCAGGTGGTCAACCTCGCCGAGGTGATCGACCACAAGGGGCAGCCGACCGTGCGGCGGCGCGGGGACTGGGTGCCGGTGGCCCGGCAGCGCGGCATCGAGCAGGCGGTGCTCGCCTTCCTCGACGCCGTGCGCGCGGGCAAGGTGCTCAGCGCCCGGGACGCGCTGGAGACCCATGAACTGTGCGAGCGGGTGGTACGCGAGGTCCAGGAGCGGGCCGCCTGA
- the lnt gene encoding apolipoprotein N-acyltransferase yields the protein MKSLAHRLVSPSAPWWRSAAAALAGALPVLAFPAPGLWWWACVALVPWLLLVRGAPTGRRAAYDGWCGGFGFMLAMHHWLLPNLHVFTFVLAALLGALWAPWGWLVRRTLGGVPSPGRVAVALLVLPSGWLAIELVRSWQGLGGPWGMFGASQWQVAPALRLAAVGGVWLISFLLVAVNAAVAVLIALRRARVAAVAGLAVCAVAVSAAGAWTPRPGTDERVRIAVVQPGVVVGAHSADRRFDREEELTRRLAGRGADLIVWGESSVGFDLDERPDLARRLAALSRETGAGLLVNVDARRSDKPGIYKSSVLVGPDGPTGDRYDKMRLVPFGEYVPARSLLGWATSVGEAAGEDRRRGSAQVVMDAGDGLMIGPMVCFESAFPDMSRHLAEGGAEVLIAQSSTSTFQQSWAPRQHASLAALRAAETGRPMVHATLTGVSAVYDASGARVGPWLGTGASAAYVHDVPLAHGSTPYVRLGDWPVHAALLVLAAWGAAEGVRALRLRRPAPGPRVPPARTVHGSPARPGR from the coding sequence ATGAAGTCGCTCGCTCACCGGCTCGTCTCCCCGTCCGCTCCGTGGTGGCGCTCGGCCGCCGCAGCGCTGGCGGGCGCCCTGCCCGTGCTGGCCTTCCCGGCCCCGGGCCTGTGGTGGTGGGCCTGCGTCGCCCTGGTGCCGTGGCTGCTGCTGGTCCGGGGCGCGCCGACCGGGCGGCGGGCGGCGTACGACGGCTGGTGCGGCGGGTTCGGGTTCATGCTGGCGATGCACCACTGGCTGCTGCCGAACCTGCATGTGTTCACGTTCGTCCTCGCCGCGCTGCTCGGCGCGCTGTGGGCGCCCTGGGGCTGGCTGGTGCGCCGCACGCTGGGCGGTGTGCCCTCGCCGGGCCGGGTGGCGGTGGCGCTTCTCGTCCTGCCGTCGGGCTGGCTGGCCATCGAACTGGTCCGCTCCTGGCAGGGGCTGGGCGGCCCCTGGGGCATGTTCGGCGCCAGCCAGTGGCAGGTGGCGCCGGCGCTGCGGCTGGCCGCGGTGGGCGGGGTGTGGCTGATCAGTTTCCTGCTGGTGGCGGTCAACGCCGCCGTCGCCGTCCTGATCGCGCTGCGCCGGGCCCGGGTGGCCGCGGTGGCCGGGCTGGCCGTCTGCGCCGTCGCCGTCTCGGCGGCCGGGGCGTGGACCCCGCGCCCCGGCACCGACGAGCGGGTGCGGATCGCCGTGGTGCAGCCGGGTGTCGTCGTGGGCGCGCACAGCGCCGACCGCCGGTTCGACCGCGAGGAGGAACTCACCCGCCGCCTCGCGGGCCGGGGCGCGGACCTGATCGTGTGGGGCGAGAGCAGCGTCGGCTTCGACCTGGACGAGCGGCCCGATCTGGCGCGGCGGCTCGCGGCGCTGTCGCGCGAGACCGGCGCCGGCCTGCTGGTCAACGTGGACGCGCGGCGCTCGGACAAGCCCGGCATCTACAAGAGCTCGGTGCTGGTCGGCCCCGACGGCCCGACCGGGGACCGCTACGACAAGATGCGGCTGGTCCCCTTCGGCGAGTACGTCCCGGCCCGTTCCCTGCTCGGATGGGCCACCTCCGTCGGCGAGGCGGCGGGCGAGGACCGCAGGCGCGGCTCGGCGCAAGTGGTGATGGACGCCGGGGACGGGCTGATGATCGGCCCCATGGTGTGCTTCGAGAGCGCCTTCCCCGACATGAGCCGCCATCTCGCCGAGGGCGGCGCCGAGGTGCTGATCGCCCAGTCGTCGACCTCGACGTTCCAGCAGAGCTGGGCGCCGCGGCAGCACGCCTCGCTGGCCGCGCTGCGGGCCGCCGAGACCGGCCGGCCCATGGTCCACGCGACGCTGACCGGGGTCTCGGCCGTGTACGACGCGAGCGGGGCGCGCGTCGGGCCGTGGCTCGGCACCGGCGCGTCCGCCGCGTACGTCCACGACGTCCCGCTGGCGCACGGCAGCACGCCCTACGTCCGCCTCGGCGACTGGCCGGTGCACGCGGCGCTGCTGGTCCTCGCGGCCTGGGGCGCCGCCGAGGGCGTGCGGGCGCTGCGGCTCAGGCGGCCCGCTCCTGGACCTCGCGTACCACCCGCTCGCACAGTTCATGGGTCTCCAGCGCGTCCCGGGCGCTGA
- a CDS encoding DUF4291 domain-containing protein, with protein sequence MNDQQSPKYRIRARYTDTTVTVYQAYGPHIGRAAARDGRFPPSWKRDRMTWIKPSFLWMMYRCGWGTKENQETVLAVEISREGFAWALRHACLSHHVPALHGDTAQWKRRLKQVPARVQWDPERDLRLDPLPHRSLQLGLGGEAAARYADEWIAGIEDVTPLAHEIHALVRAGELERAAGLLPEERPYPLEGDDLAHLCP encoded by the coding sequence ATGAACGATCAGCAGTCCCCCAAGTACCGAATACGGGCCCGGTACACCGACACCACCGTCACCGTCTATCAGGCGTACGGCCCGCACATCGGCCGTGCCGCCGCCCGCGACGGCCGCTTCCCGCCCTCCTGGAAGCGCGACCGCATGACGTGGATCAAGCCGTCCTTCCTGTGGATGATGTACCGCTGCGGCTGGGGCACCAAGGAGAACCAGGAGACCGTCCTCGCCGTGGAGATCAGCAGGGAGGGCTTCGCCTGGGCCCTGCGCCACGCGTGCCTGTCCCACCACGTCCCCGCCCTGCACGGTGACACGGCCCAGTGGAAGCGGCGGCTGAAGCAGGTCCCCGCGCGGGTGCAGTGGGACCCCGAGCGCGACCTGCGGCTCGATCCGCTGCCCCACCGGTCGCTCCAGTTGGGACTCGGGGGCGAGGCGGCGGCGCGGTACGCCGACGAGTGGATCGCCGGTATCGAGGACGTGACGCCGCTCGCCCACGAGATCCACGCGCTGGTCCGCGCGGGCGAGCTCGAACGGGCCGCCGGGCTGCTCCCCGAGGAGCGGCCCTATCCGCTCGAGGGGGATGACCTCGCGCACCTGTGCCCCTAG
- a CDS encoding SDR family NAD(P)-dependent oxidoreductase translates to MSRPVTVVTGGSRGIGAATCLRLAADGHDVAVGYVRDEAAARAVADGVREAGGSAVAVRVDTAVEADVERLFEVARERLGPVTGLVNNAAVTGPLGRFTDVGTETLRRVVDVNLMGVLLCSRRAAQLMTERGGGVIVNVSSGAATLGSPGEYVHYAATKAAVDALTVGLAKELGPDGVRVNAVAPGAVDTEMHAAMGDPDRAFRMADSIPLRRPGRADEIAAAIAWLMSADASYTTGAVLRVAGGR, encoded by the coding sequence ATGTCACGTCCGGTCACGGTGGTCACCGGCGGCAGCCGCGGCATCGGCGCGGCGACCTGCCTGCGCCTGGCGGCGGACGGCCACGACGTGGCGGTGGGCTACGTCCGGGACGAGGCGGCGGCGCGGGCGGTCGCGGACGGTGTGCGCGAGGCCGGCGGGAGCGCGGTCGCGGTACGGGTGGACACCGCGGTCGAGGCGGACGTCGAGCGGCTCTTCGAGGTGGCGCGGGAGCGGCTCGGGCCGGTGACCGGCCTGGTGAACAACGCGGCGGTGACCGGACCGCTGGGCCGCTTCACCGACGTCGGCACCGAGACCCTGCGCCGGGTCGTCGACGTGAACCTCATGGGGGTCCTGCTCTGCTCCCGGCGCGCGGCGCAGCTCATGACGGAGCGGGGCGGCGGCGTGATCGTCAACGTGTCCTCGGGCGCCGCGACCCTCGGGAGCCCGGGGGAGTACGTGCACTACGCGGCGACCAAGGCCGCCGTCGACGCGCTGACCGTGGGCCTGGCCAAGGAGCTCGGCCCGGACGGCGTCCGGGTCAACGCGGTCGCTCCCGGGGCCGTCGACACCGAGATGCACGCCGCGATGGGCGATCCGGACCGCGCCTTCCGGATGGCGGACTCCATCCCGCTGCGCCGCCCGGGCCGGGCGGACGAGATCGCCGCCGCCATCGCGTGGCTGATGTCGGCGGACGCCTCGTACACGACCGGTGCGGTACTGCGGGTGGCGGGCGGACGCTGA
- a CDS encoding HAD family hydrolase, with protein sequence MIETVVLDVGETITRDDRYWASWADWLAVPRHTLSALVGAVVAQGRDNADALRLARPGIDLAAEYHAREAAGRGEDLDETDLYDDVRPALSELRRLGVRVVIAGNQTPRVGELLRDLDLPADLIVTSGEWGVAKPHPTFFDRVLEVAQAAPVATVYVGDHPANDLYPAKAAGLRTAHLRRGPWGHLWADSPDVVEAADWRIDRLTDLVALLAE encoded by the coding sequence GTGATCGAAACAGTTGTCCTCGACGTAGGCGAGACCATTACCCGCGACGACCGCTACTGGGCCTCCTGGGCCGACTGGCTTGCTGTTCCCCGACACACGCTGTCGGCCCTCGTCGGTGCCGTCGTCGCCCAAGGCCGTGACAACGCCGACGCGCTCAGACTTGCCCGGCCCGGCATCGACCTCGCCGCCGAGTACCACGCCCGTGAGGCCGCCGGCCGCGGTGAGGACCTCGATGAGACCGATCTGTACGACGACGTCCGCCCGGCCCTGTCCGAGCTGCGCCGGCTCGGCGTCCGTGTCGTCATCGCCGGGAACCAGACGCCCCGCGTGGGGGAACTGCTCCGGGACTTGGATCTGCCCGCCGACCTGATCGTGACGTCCGGGGAGTGGGGTGTGGCCAAGCCCCATCCAACCTTCTTCGACCGGGTGTTGGAGGTGGCACAAGCGGCGCCGGTCGCGACGGTGTACGTCGGCGATCACCCTGCCAACGACCTGTATCCGGCGAAGGCCGCGGGCCTGCGGACTGCCCACCTGCGGCGTGGCCCGTGGGGGCATCTGTGGGCCGACTCCCCGGACGTCGTGGAGGCCGCGGACTGGCGGATCGACCGCCTCACGGATCTCGTCGCTCTCCTCGCCGAGTAG